The following coding sequences lie in one Lysobacter capsici genomic window:
- a CDS encoding diffusible signal factor-reguated Ax21 faimly protein, translating into MKRALLALTLAAAIPFAASAAEGVSYNYVEAGYAKIDAKSSFADSDGWAVNGSYAFAPNFHVFGGYSKQETDSKNIVFGNSVFRSPSIDVDNWNVGVGYNHELTKRVDLLTRVAYQQSKADVNGLSISDKIKGGSVEAGVRGTLTPNWEGYALAGYQDYDKGYDAKFYGRIGTLVKFNQSWGITADAKFLDGGQKEFFVGPRFSF; encoded by the coding sequence ATGAAGCGCGCATTGCTTGCCCTCACCCTCGCCGCCGCCATTCCGTTCGCCGCTTCGGCAGCCGAAGGCGTTTCCTACAACTACGTCGAAGCCGGTTACGCCAAGATCGACGCCAAGTCGAGCTTCGCCGACTCCGACGGCTGGGCCGTCAACGGTTCCTATGCGTTCGCTCCGAACTTCCATGTGTTCGGCGGCTACAGCAAGCAGGAAACCGATTCGAAGAACATCGTCTTCGGCAACAGCGTGTTCCGCAGCCCGAGCATCGATGTCGACAACTGGAACGTGGGCGTGGGCTACAACCACGAACTGACCAAGCGCGTCGACTTGCTGACCCGCGTGGCTTACCAGCAGAGCAAGGCCGACGTGAACGGCCTGAGCATCAGCGACAAGATCAAGGGCGGCAGCGTCGAAGCCGGCGTTCGCGGCACCCTCACCCCGAATTGGGAAGGCTACGCACTGGCCGGTTACCAGGACTACGACAAGGGCTACGACGCCAAGTTCTACGGCCGCATCGGCACCCTGGTGAAGTTCAACCAGAGCTGGGGCATCACCGCCGACGCCAAGTTCCTCGACGGCGGCCAGAAAGAGTTCTTCGTCGGGCCGCGCTTCAGCTTCTAA
- a CDS encoding 2OG-Fe(II) oxygenase, with protein sequence MNADQTEADIASPQSSEVPIQPIDQRDWTALASMLDADGHALLPGVLNPAQCAALARGYEDEGRYRSRVVMARHGFGRGEYRYFRYPLPSPVQGLREAFYPHLARIARGWNEKLGIPLDYPPTLQAFLDRCHAAGQTRPTPLLLRYRAGDYNCLHQDLYGEHVFPLQLAILLSEPGRDFEGGEFVLTEQRPRMQSRVEVVPLRQGDAVVFAVNQRPVRGARGYYRVAMRHGVSRLRSGERHTLGVIFHDAT encoded by the coding sequence ATGAACGCTGACCAAACCGAAGCCGACATCGCGTCGCCGCAGTCAAGCGAAGTACCGATCCAGCCAATCGATCAGCGCGACTGGACCGCGCTGGCGTCGATGCTCGATGCCGATGGTCATGCGCTGTTGCCCGGCGTGTTGAATCCGGCGCAGTGCGCAGCGCTGGCGCGCGGCTACGAGGACGAGGGTCGTTATCGCAGCCGGGTGGTGATGGCGCGGCACGGTTTCGGCCGCGGCGAATACCGATACTTCCGCTATCCCTTGCCCTCGCCGGTGCAAGGCCTGCGCGAAGCGTTCTATCCGCACCTGGCGCGCATCGCCCGGGGTTGGAACGAAAAACTCGGTATTCCGCTGGACTATCCGCCGACGCTGCAGGCCTTCCTCGATCGTTGCCACGCCGCGGGCCAGACCCGGCCGACACCCTTGCTGTTGCGCTACCGCGCCGGCGATTACAACTGCCTGCATCAGGATCTGTACGGCGAACACGTGTTCCCGTTGCAACTGGCGATCCTTCTGTCCGAGCCGGGACGCGATTTCGAAGGCGGCGAATTCGTGTTGACCGAACAACGGCCGCGCATGCAGTCGCGGGTCGAGGTCGTGCCGCTGCGCCAGGGCGATGCGGTGGTGTTCGCGGTCAACCAACGCCCGGTGCGCGGCGCGCGCGGCTATTACCGGGTGGCGATGCGGCATGGCGTGAGCCGCCTGCGCTCGGGCGAGCGGCATACCCTCGGGGTGATCTTCCACGACGCGACCTGA
- a CDS encoding peptidoglycan-binding domain-containing protein has translation MPLQDQTYVRRELEFPGALTNGASGAGTRRIQEWLGFHGNGTPIDGKFGPATNRSIEAFAARKKLAYGGSLNQQVWNALVEPMARVVALPASAPSKPYPQLVRWFAEQHLAAHPVELGGANRGPWVRLYMKGSEGDAMLWCAGFVSTVLQQAADKAGRSAPIAGSFGCDELARQAKDAGRFVPGKSVVGGSPGFAALGACGIFLVRKTASDWVHTGFAFDGDGESFLSIEGNTDHKGSANGFEVAKRTRRCASNDFIRLG, from the coding sequence ATGCCTTTGCAGGATCAGACTTATGTGCGCCGCGAACTGGAGTTTCCGGGCGCGTTGACCAACGGTGCCAGCGGAGCGGGAACCCGGCGCATCCAGGAATGGCTGGGCTTTCACGGCAACGGCACGCCGATCGACGGCAAGTTCGGCCCGGCCACGAACCGCTCGATCGAAGCGTTCGCCGCGCGCAAGAAATTGGCTTACGGCGGCAGCCTGAATCAGCAGGTGTGGAACGCGCTGGTCGAACCGATGGCGCGCGTGGTCGCCCTTCCGGCGAGCGCGCCGAGCAAACCCTATCCGCAACTGGTGCGCTGGTTCGCCGAGCAGCATCTGGCCGCGCATCCGGTCGAACTGGGCGGCGCCAATCGCGGCCCGTGGGTGCGACTGTACATGAAGGGCAGCGAGGGCGACGCCATGCTGTGGTGCGCGGGCTTCGTCAGCACCGTGCTGCAGCAGGCGGCCGACAAGGCCGGGCGCAGCGCGCCGATCGCCGGCAGCTTCGGCTGCGACGAACTCGCGCGCCAGGCCAAGGACGCCGGCCGCTTCGTTCCCGGCAAATCGGTGGTCGGCGGCAGTCCGGGCTTCGCCGCGCTCGGCGCCTGCGGCATCTTCCTGGTGCGCAAGACCGCGAGCGACTGGGTCCACACCGGGTTCGCCTTCGACGGCGACGGCGAGAGCTTCCTGAGTATCGAAGGCAACACCGACCACAAGGGGTCGGCCAACGGCTTCGAAGTGGCCAAGCGCACCCGCCGCTGCGCTTCGAACGATTTCATCCGGCTCGGCTGA
- a CDS encoding TonB-dependent receptor, translated as MSKCSQGDRPRAVYIARAVLACAVVVALPAYAQDATTPGRPSDAPANGTAGASAGGASPKLLDRITVEGVATPAASLDSPNSTGSRLGLSARETPAMVEVLTQDQIQARGLRGSVEALNAAPGVLAGQLPSSPGMTSMRGFSGGAIALLIDGVRQTAAPLITRDFDSWSFERIEVLKGPASVLYGEGALAGAINLVPKRPNFDGQAFSTLAGWGSFGSQRYALDANLPVGDDLALRAVVSRRSGDGYVDGTASDSTSATLAARWRPSDTLDIDIALDHFEDDYDTAYWGTPLIPAAIARDPSGLVRTGNGLVLDKAIADRNYNVGNGVQDSHSDWLRTRVNWQLGDGLRFTNEFSYYDAHRRWLNSETYTYNRRSGLLDRGTTRIEHDHQFWNERATLFSDTLIGGRRNRASVGVEFTDGDFAVMRRFGTTTAVDPFAPARGQVSFDDNAINFPGAGNRVDFDSSTRVASLFLEDALNLTPRWLLLAGLRYDRIELERSIRDFNTGAVSRFERRYEPLSWRLGTVFDLTPKTQLFAQYSEAVAPVGSLPLLSLANSRFELTHGRAVDVGIKSSFWQDRVDLSVGGYWIEQDDIVTRDPANANVSIQGGRQSSRGIELSASAALTRALHVDASVAVLDARFDELREAGGADRAGNVPTNVPERVANVFASYRFESVPITLGGGARHVGAFYTNNANSIRVAAHTVWDASIAYRLPFGEIALFGRNLTDAFYADWSGGAADQIVIGAPRSVELTFKVNL; from the coding sequence GTGAGCAAATGCAGTCAGGGCGACCGCCCGCGGGCGGTCTACATAGCGCGGGCGGTGCTCGCGTGTGCGGTCGTGGTGGCCTTGCCGGCCTATGCGCAGGACGCCACGACGCCCGGTCGTCCATCCGACGCGCCGGCCAATGGCACGGCCGGCGCATCCGCCGGCGGCGCCTCGCCCAAGCTGCTCGACCGGATCACGGTCGAAGGCGTCGCCACCCCGGCGGCTTCGCTGGACAGCCCCAACAGCACCGGCTCGCGGCTGGGCCTGAGCGCGCGCGAGACCCCGGCGATGGTCGAGGTGCTGACCCAGGACCAGATCCAGGCGCGCGGCCTGCGCGGCAGCGTGGAAGCGCTCAACGCCGCGCCCGGGGTGCTGGCCGGGCAACTGCCGTCTTCGCCGGGCATGACCTCGATGCGCGGCTTCAGCGGCGGCGCGATCGCGCTACTGATCGACGGCGTGCGCCAGACCGCGGCGCCCTTGATCACCCGCGACTTCGACAGTTGGAGTTTCGAGCGCATCGAAGTGCTCAAGGGCCCGGCCTCGGTGCTGTACGGCGAAGGCGCGCTGGCCGGCGCGATCAATCTGGTGCCCAAGCGGCCGAACTTCGACGGCCAGGCGTTTTCCACGCTGGCCGGCTGGGGCAGCTTCGGCAGCCAGCGTTATGCGCTCGACGCGAACCTGCCGGTCGGCGACGACCTGGCCCTGCGCGCGGTCGTCAGCCGCCGCAGCGGCGACGGCTATGTCGACGGCACCGCCAGCGATTCGACCTCGGCCACCCTGGCCGCGCGCTGGCGGCCGAGCGACACGCTCGACATCGACATCGCCCTGGATCACTTCGAGGACGACTACGACACCGCGTACTGGGGCACGCCGCTGATCCCGGCGGCGATCGCGCGCGATCCCAGCGGCCTGGTCCGCACCGGCAACGGACTGGTGCTGGACAAGGCGATTGCCGATCGCAACTACAACGTCGGCAACGGCGTGCAGGACTCGCACAGCGACTGGCTGCGCACGCGGGTCAACTGGCAACTCGGCGACGGCCTACGCTTCACCAACGAATTCAGCTATTACGACGCGCACCGGCGTTGGTTGAATTCGGAGACGTATACCTACAACCGGCGCAGCGGGTTACTTGATCGCGGCACTACCCGGATCGAGCACGATCATCAGTTCTGGAACGAGCGGGCGACGCTGTTTTCGGACACGCTCATCGGCGGGCGTCGCAACCGGGCTTCGGTTGGGGTCGAATTCACCGACGGCGACTTCGCGGTGATGCGCCGCTTCGGCACGACCACCGCGGTCGATCCGTTCGCGCCGGCGCGCGGCCAGGTCTCGTTCGACGACAACGCGATCAACTTCCCCGGCGCCGGCAATCGGGTCGATTTCGATTCGAGCACGCGGGTGGCGTCGTTGTTCCTCGAAGACGCGCTCAACCTGACCCCACGCTGGTTGCTGCTGGCCGGGCTGCGCTACGACCGGATCGAACTCGAACGCAGCATCCGCGATTTCAATACCGGCGCCGTGAGCCGCTTCGAACGCCGCTACGAGCCGTTGTCGTGGCGATTGGGCACGGTGTTCGATCTGACGCCCAAGACCCAGTTGTTCGCCCAGTACAGCGAAGCGGTCGCGCCGGTCGGCAGCCTGCCGCTGCTGTCGCTGGCGAACTCGCGGTTCGAGTTGACTCACGGCCGCGCGGTCGATGTCGGAATCAAGAGTTCGTTCTGGCAAGACCGCGTCGATCTGAGCGTGGGCGGTTACTGGATCGAACAGGACGATATCGTCACCCGCGACCCGGCCAACGCCAATGTGTCGATCCAGGGCGGCCGGCAATCCTCGCGCGGGATCGAACTGTCGGCTTCGGCCGCGCTGACCCGCGCGCTGCATGTGGACGCGAGCGTGGCGGTGCTGGATGCGCGCTTCGACGAGTTGCGCGAAGCCGGCGGTGCGGATCGCGCCGGCAATGTCCCGACGAACGTGCCCGAACGCGTCGCCAACGTGTTCGCGAGCTATCGCTTCGAAAGCGTGCCGATCACCCTCGGCGGCGGCGCGCGCCATGTCGGCGCGTTCTACACCAACAACGCCAACAGCATCCGGGTCGCCGCGCACACGGTGTGGGACGCGTCGATCGCGTACCGCTTGCCGTTCGGTGAGATTGCGCTGTTCGGCCGCAATCTGACCGATGCGTTCTACGCCGACTGGTCCGGCGGCGCGGCCGACCAGATCGTGATCGGCGCGCCGCGCAGCGTCGAGCTGACTTTCAAGGTGAACCTATGA
- a CDS encoding ABC transporter ATP-binding protein, producing MSMLQAPSSPRPIPTLQIHAVRKDFGDRHALEALSIAIAPGEVYALLGPNGAGKTTTLNLILGFLTPESGHIEVADVRVDRDPLGARAKIAYLPETVMLHPTLSAIENLSYFALLGGRRLDEAQARALLSEAGLQDEAHARRASGFSKGMRQKVGLAIALAKNAQLLLLDEPTSGLDASAANDLSQGVRAASRRGIAVLMATHDLYRVKDVAHRLGILRAGRLLTERHTAELSAAQIEALYLELLAVDGQAA from the coding sequence ATGAGCATGTTGCAAGCGCCGTCGAGTCCGCGGCCAATCCCGACCTTGCAGATCCATGCGGTGCGCAAGGACTTCGGCGACCGGCACGCACTGGAAGCACTGTCGATCGCGATCGCGCCAGGCGAGGTGTATGCCTTGCTCGGTCCGAACGGCGCCGGCAAGACCACCACGCTCAATCTGATCCTCGGTTTCCTGACGCCCGAATCGGGGCATATCGAGGTCGCCGACGTGCGCGTGGACCGCGATCCGCTCGGCGCGCGCGCCAAGATCGCGTACTTGCCGGAAACGGTGATGCTGCATCCGACCCTGAGCGCGATCGAGAACCTGAGCTACTTCGCCCTGCTCGGCGGACGCCGGCTCGACGAGGCGCAGGCGCGCGCGCTGCTCAGCGAAGCGGGCTTGCAGGACGAAGCGCATGCGCGTCGCGCCTCCGGTTTTTCCAAGGGCATGCGGCAGAAAGTCGGCCTGGCGATCGCGCTGGCCAAGAACGCGCAGCTGCTGCTGCTGGACGAGCCGACCTCGGGCCTGGACGCGAGCGCGGCCAACGATCTGTCGCAAGGCGTGCGCGCGGCGTCGCGGCGTGGCATCGCGGTGCTGATGGCGACCCACGATCTGTATCGGGTCAAGGACGTCGCGCATCGGCTCGGCATCCTGCGCGCCGGCCGCTTGCTGACCGAGCGCCACACCGCCGAACTGTCGGCCGCGCAGATCGAGGCGCTGTATCTGGAATTGCTGGCGGTGGACGGGCAGGCCGCATGA
- a CDS encoding DUF3526 domain-containing protein has product MSASLTRFEWTLLRRDRRAWWALLCLGALVLIAFAVDLSAIAGANAAKAEVAHAERARWLGQGEKDPHSAAHYSIFAFKPTPVLAALDLGVEPFVGQTVWLEAHVQNDMLYRPQGDASALQRAGLTSPAGLLIGFAPLVAFLLAFTAVAMDRERGTLRLALGAALRPRAIVASKALAIWFALVAILVAPVTLAAAIASAALDAFDGDVAARLLLWAGAMSLYLALLTAVGVTVSMLAGSVRGALALLFGLWIVFGLALPRWANSAVERVQPLPSSQAVKQQLIDEAPSFWTAEDAKKHQAALLAKYGASSKQDLSVDLRGAELDLSERHSHEVFDRVLGGFYDKVEAQDRAYAAMGWLSPMAAMQSLSPLLAGSDFVHHRSFIDGAERYRRALVNRMNQDVMAHPLNGEQARHTAGESLWAQIPEFRHQPPRLGAAWGNAAAALFALLGWSVLALAGLLWTARRMKP; this is encoded by the coding sequence ATGAGCGCGTCGTTGACCCGCTTCGAGTGGACCCTGCTGCGCCGCGACCGGCGCGCGTGGTGGGCGTTGCTGTGTCTGGGCGCGCTGGTGCTGATCGCGTTCGCGGTCGATCTGTCGGCGATCGCCGGCGCCAACGCCGCCAAGGCCGAGGTCGCCCACGCCGAACGCGCGCGCTGGCTAGGTCAGGGCGAGAAAGACCCGCATTCGGCCGCGCACTACAGCATCTTCGCGTTCAAGCCCACGCCGGTGCTGGCCGCGCTCGACCTCGGTGTGGAGCCCTTCGTCGGCCAGACCGTGTGGCTGGAAGCGCACGTGCAGAACGACATGCTGTATCGGCCGCAAGGCGACGCCTCGGCCTTGCAGCGCGCCGGCCTGACCAGCCCGGCTGGACTATTGATCGGGTTCGCGCCGCTGGTCGCGTTCCTGCTCGCGTTCACCGCGGTGGCGATGGATCGCGAACGCGGCACCTTGCGGCTGGCGCTCGGCGCGGCGCTGCGGCCGCGCGCGATCGTGGCGAGCAAGGCGCTGGCGATCTGGTTCGCGCTGGTGGCGATCTTGGTCGCGCCGGTGACGCTCGCCGCCGCGATCGCGTCGGCGGCGCTGGACGCGTTCGATGGCGATGTCGCGGCGCGGCTGTTGCTGTGGGCCGGCGCGATGTCGTTGTATCTGGCGCTGCTGACCGCGGTCGGGGTGACGGTGTCGATGCTGGCCGGCAGCGTGCGCGGCGCGCTCGCGCTGCTGTTCGGGCTGTGGATCGTGTTCGGCCTGGCCTTGCCGCGCTGGGCCAACAGCGCGGTCGAACGCGTGCAGCCGCTGCCGTCCTCGCAGGCGGTCAAGCAACAGTTGATCGATGAGGCGCCGTCGTTCTGGACCGCCGAGGACGCGAAGAAACATCAGGCCGCCTTGCTGGCCAAATACGGTGCCAGCAGCAAGCAGGACCTCAGCGTGGACCTGCGCGGCGCCGAGCTGGACCTGAGCGAACGTCATTCGCACGAAGTCTTCGATCGCGTACTCGGCGGTTTCTACGACAAGGTCGAAGCGCAGGACCGCGCCTATGCCGCGATGGGCTGGCTGTCGCCGATGGCGGCGATGCAGAGTCTGTCGCCGCTGCTGGCCGGCAGCGACTTCGTCCATCACCGCAGTTTCATCGACGGCGCCGAGCGCTACCGCCGCGCGCTGGTCAATCGCATGAACCAGGACGTGATGGCGCATCCGCTCAACGGCGAGCAGGCGCGACACACCGCCGGCGAATCGTTGTGGGCGCAGATTCCCGAGTTCCGTCACCAGCCGCCGCGTCTGGGCGCGGCGTGGGGCAACGCCGCCGCGGCGCTGTTCGCGCTGCTCGGCTGGAGCGTGCTCGCGCTGGCCGGGTTGCTGTGGACGGCGCGGAGGATGAAGCCATGA
- a CDS encoding DUF3526 domain-containing protein, whose product MSAIAHDAGRLRAADTATVTVGFTTLLAWELRHIGRQRLLWMVLALLGLAMLWGAYSGASLHRAQTAAIARSHAADAAWTAQIRDRARRYAEPADSPVPYWQDPTDVAGFSRYFLRAQSDKPHLPLSPLAVGVSDLMPSRLPVKLETPFGAEPAYDFENPRGLGLGRFDLGFVLIYLLPVATILLIGLLSTFERDHGMLRLIAAQRVGPRAWLGARVAAIFAWLAPATLMLLVVSLLFAGVDATVAMPELFASAALVVAYLSFWAALGFVVVSAWPSAAGAISLMGALWAALVIGLPLLGSAWAERLGDAPTPVAYVDAQRRANDAIGSERDAIVTAMFRARADLAGATDHVAKIDYATRMTFLAPELERRLAPLRERQLAARAARERVSDWAGYVSPSLGLEQALSVLAGTDSDRHRRFEEQTRAYQLRLRDWFYPRIQREIATPTPRPPNSYGRMNFAQYDAIPVYLGAELPASARVAATLPFAAWLLLLAALLTGVALRRLRRWPSEL is encoded by the coding sequence ATGAGCGCGATTGCGCACGACGCCGGTCGCCTGCGCGCGGCCGATACCGCGACGGTGACGGTGGGTTTCACTACGCTGCTCGCCTGGGAACTGCGCCATATCGGTCGCCAGCGCCTGCTGTGGATGGTGTTGGCGCTGCTCGGCTTGGCGATGCTGTGGGGCGCGTACAGCGGCGCGAGCCTGCACCGCGCGCAGACCGCCGCGATCGCGCGCAGTCACGCCGCCGATGCGGCCTGGACCGCGCAGATCCGCGATCGCGCGCGCCGCTACGCCGAGCCTGCGGACAGCCCGGTGCCGTATTGGCAGGACCCGACCGACGTGGCCGGTTTCAGCCGCTATTTCCTGCGCGCGCAGAGCGACAAGCCGCATCTGCCGTTGTCGCCGCTCGCGGTCGGGGTCAGCGATCTGATGCCCAGCCGCCTGCCGGTCAAGCTGGAAACGCCGTTCGGCGCGGAACCGGCATACGACTTCGAAAATCCGCGCGGGCTCGGGCTGGGGCGGTTCGATCTGGGTTTCGTGCTGATCTATCTGCTGCCGGTGGCGACGATCCTGTTGATCGGCTTGTTGTCCACCTTCGAACGCGACCACGGCATGTTGCGGTTGATCGCCGCGCAGCGGGTCGGGCCGCGGGCGTGGCTCGGCGCGCGCGTCGCCGCGATTTTCGCCTGGCTCGCGCCGGCGACGCTGATGTTGCTGGTGGTGAGTCTGTTGTTCGCCGGGGTCGATGCGACCGTGGCGATGCCCGAACTGTTCGCGTCGGCGGCACTGGTGGTGGCCTACCTGTCGTTCTGGGCCGCGCTGGGATTCGTCGTGGTTTCGGCGTGGCCCAGCGCCGCCGGCGCGATCAGCCTGATGGGCGCGCTGTGGGCGGCGCTGGTGATCGGCCTGCCGCTGCTCGGCAGCGCCTGGGCCGAGCGCCTGGGCGATGCGCCCACGCCGGTGGCCTATGTCGATGCGCAACGCCGCGCCAACGATGCGATCGGCAGCGAGCGCGACGCGATCGTGACCGCGATGTTTCGCGCGCGCGCCGATCTGGCCGGGGCGACCGATCACGTCGCGAAGATCGACTACGCGACCCGCATGACCTTCCTGGCGCCCGAGCTGGAGCGACGGCTGGCGCCGTTGCGCGAACGTCAGCTGGCGGCGCGCGCGGCGCGCGAACGCGTTTCGGACTGGGCCGGCTATGTGTCGCCGTCGCTCGGCCTGGAGCAGGCGCTGTCGGTGCTCGCCGGTACCGACAGCGATCGTCACCGGCGTTTCGAGGAACAAACCCGCGCTTACCAGTTGCGCTTGCGCGATTGGTTCTATCCGCGCATCCAACGCGAGATCGCCACGCCGACGCCGCGTCCGCCCAACAGCTACGGGCGGATGAACTTCGCGCAGTACGACGCGATCCCGGTCTACCTCGGCGCCGAACTGCCGGCGTCGGCGCGGGTCGCCGCGACGCTGCCGTTCGCGGCCTGGCTGCTGTTGCTGGCCGCGTTGCTGACCGGCGTGGCGTTGCGACGGTTGCGCCGCTGGCCGTCGGAGCTTTGA
- a CDS encoding TonB-dependent receptor domain-containing protein, protein MKRNQGWIWSLSGALALAGSAHAQRAGDNAVTAAEDAFGATLGNETIGLYSSKQVRGFSPVDAGNVRMDGVYFDRQGTVPPALVEGSTIRVGLSALNYPFPAPTGIVDYRLKKAGDERVISVLAALNAYGAPALELDAKLPIVDQRFGLAGNISFAREEYYDGADARYLRAGLVPRWRPTENIEILPFWSISRGRDEEVAPTIITSGNHLPPKIARRRHFGQTWSDNEYDSRNYGVLGKARFGNNWALAGGVFRSINNQPSGFAELFVDTTADGMTREKVIADPRQRYASTSGELRLSRSFSEGPRLHVLHVALRGRSLDSDYGGSADAIDYGWRRLGEPRPMPEPDGFEFGPRTRDHVEQWTGGLAYEGRWRDVGELSLGVQRSRYRKSVDQPGLPRTSSRDDPWLPNATASVYLNKSLALYAGHTRGLEESGIAPDDAANRNQALAAIRTRQTDAGLRWAFADRMKLVAGAFDVRKPYFTTDENNVYGAIGEVRHRGVELSLSGRPTDSLSLVAGAVLMRPRVSGEAVRLGRVGDRPIGQTERVLRSDLEYRPPMLPGWSFDLAMSHYGERVASRDGFNRVPAYTLVDVGARYRFKLGSAPATLRLLVANAGDTYTWTIYGNNSFGLTDGRRYVAQLAVDFDG, encoded by the coding sequence ATGAAACGAAATCAAGGATGGATCTGGAGTCTGAGCGGCGCGCTGGCCCTGGCCGGCAGCGCGCACGCGCAACGCGCCGGCGACAACGCGGTGACCGCGGCCGAGGACGCGTTCGGCGCGACCCTCGGCAATGAAACCATCGGCCTGTACAGCAGCAAGCAGGTGCGCGGGTTCTCGCCGGTGGACGCCGGCAACGTGCGCATGGACGGGGTCTACTTCGATCGCCAGGGCACGGTGCCGCCGGCCTTGGTCGAAGGTTCGACCATCCGGGTCGGCTTGTCGGCATTGAACTATCCGTTCCCTGCGCCGACCGGCATCGTCGACTATCGATTGAAGAAGGCCGGCGACGAACGCGTGATCAGCGTGCTCGCCGCGCTCAATGCCTACGGTGCGCCGGCGCTGGAACTGGATGCGAAACTGCCGATCGTCGATCAGCGTTTCGGCCTGGCCGGCAACATCTCGTTCGCACGCGAGGAGTATTACGACGGTGCCGATGCGCGCTATCTGCGCGCCGGCCTCGTGCCGCGCTGGCGGCCGACCGAGAACATCGAGATCCTGCCGTTTTGGAGCATCTCGCGCGGCCGCGACGAGGAGGTCGCGCCGACCATCATCACCTCGGGCAATCACCTGCCGCCGAAGATCGCGCGGCGTCGGCATTTCGGCCAGACCTGGTCGGACAACGAATACGACAGCCGCAACTACGGCGTGCTCGGCAAGGCGCGCTTCGGCAACAACTGGGCGCTGGCCGGAGGCGTGTTCCGTTCGATCAACAACCAGCCCAGCGGGTTCGCCGAATTGTTCGTCGACACCACCGCCGATGGCATGACCCGCGAGAAAGTCATCGCCGATCCGCGCCAGCGCTACGCCTCGACCAGCGGCGAACTGCGCCTGAGCCGCAGCTTCAGCGAAGGCCCGCGCCTGCACGTGCTGCATGTGGCGCTGCGCGGGCGAAGTCTCGACAGCGACTACGGCGGCTCGGCCGACGCGATCGATTACGGCTGGCGCCGGCTGGGCGAACCGCGGCCGATGCCCGAACCCGATGGTTTCGAATTCGGCCCGCGCACCCGCGACCACGTCGAACAGTGGACCGGCGGACTGGCCTACGAAGGTCGTTGGCGCGATGTCGGCGAGTTGAGCCTGGGCGTGCAGCGCAGCCGCTATCGCAAGAGCGTCGATCAACCCGGGTTGCCGCGTACGTCCTCGCGCGACGATCCGTGGCTGCCGAACGCGACCGCATCGGTGTACTTGAACAAGTCGCTGGCGTTGTACGCCGGCCACACGCGCGGGCTGGAGGAAAGCGGGATCGCGCCGGACGACGCGGCCAACCGCAATCAGGCCCTGGCCGCGATCCGCACCCGCCAGACCGACGCCGGCCTGCGCTGGGCCTTCGCCGACCGCATGAAGCTGGTGGCCGGCGCGTTCGACGTGCGCAAGCCGTACTTCACCACCGACGAGAACAACGTCTATGGCGCGATCGGCGAAGTGCGCCATCGCGGGGTCGAGCTGAGCCTGAGCGGACGGCCGACTGACAGCTTGAGCCTGGTCGCCGGCGCGGTGCTGATGCGTCCGCGCGTGAGCGGCGAAGCGGTGCGGCTGGGGCGCGTCGGCGATCGTCCGATCGGCCAGACCGAACGGGTGCTGCGCAGCGATCTGGAGTACCGCCCGCCGATGCTGCCGGGCTGGTCGTTCGATCTGGCGATGAGCCACTACGGCGAACGCGTCGCCTCGCGCGACGGCTTCAACCGGGTGCCGGCCTACACCCTGGTCGATGTCGGCGCGCGCTATCGCTTCAAGCTCGGTTCCGCGCCCGCGACCTTGCGCCTGCTGGTCGCCAACGCGGGCGACACCTACACCTGGACCATCTACGGCAACAACAGTTTCGGCCTGACCGACGGGCGGCGCTACGTGGCGCAGCTGGCGGTGGATTTCGACGGCTGA